One region of Opitutaceae bacterium genomic DNA includes:
- a CDS encoding glycosyltransferase, with amino-acid sequence MNILFVNYGDFTTNSVNHISAFARKLTEAGHACIVAVPAGKETLSVVREPEFGAATFDELLENPARFPDGRAADIVHAWTPREVVRRFVIAYKRRVPSRLVVHLEDNEEYLVESYMQTPIGELRESLESEYTKPLVSGLPHPLRYRTLLRLADGVSVIVDTLRQFVPVGTPVLTLPPGVDFAFHRPTPPSAALKTELGLGTEEKIIVFTGSNTFANESEILDLYLAVKLLNEQGTATRLIRTGFNSPQFIEALPAGWQDWTIDLGFIEKARLPGLLALSDVLVQPGHPGRFNDFRLPSKLPEYLASGRPVITIASNIGLELQDGKNSILLSDATPQSIADACRRVFEDPRSAATIGAGGVTFARERFDLTKNSRRLEQFYAELAARPIKPAWTAVTDGGDVTLLARNLQDQLASLAAPATPLWSDIIALTADFTRLSRQLEVSVEQSEQTLRAACDQLERDRDEWKRGWMLTDQHAKNVEATLHATQTHVENLEKTHAALKHDHNRGNAHREQTETLLRSARAQARAFEAALVNSEKRLSESAVELTQLKERVEATENHARNLENALALTREHLAQNDQWRQRIEAELTSAHGRIVALDGSLARTSYELTQTRARALALGERSRSEIAQLRESIQRGADLVAQREAKIRAMQSSFSWRATAPLRALRRLVVDPLRKRKPKHPAAAAAAIPDSTLAFNPGDFTEPITSFHFSVDYPQAWSFSISRIVVRGWCLTRQPVPLKKVRARIGSRVHEGVYGLKRMDVLAAMRDLPQAEYCGFKIDVALEEADQEIVLEVADEHGAWHRFFSTELKVGPQHGQPELTSYERWAATYDTHTRESLEGLRRHVDSLAARPLISIVMPVYHQKPEDEKWLRQAIGSVINQAYPHWELCIADDASPAAHVKPLLEAFSRNDPRIRTVFRSQNGHISAASNSALEIATGEFVALLDHDDELAPHALYEVAALLSARPDTDLVYSDEDKIDEEGRRHEPYFKPDFLPDLFVGQNYLSHLSVYRTDIVRAVGGFRAGYEGSQDWDLALRVTERSSPGRIRHIPKVLYHWRAIPGSTAMLLSEKNYPIEAARRALADHFSRIGESVELSPVPGDHWRAKRTIPDPAPLVSLIIPSRNSLKLLSRCVDTILAKTDYPNFEILIVDNGSDDSDTLAYLRKIARENVSVLRYDTPFNYSAINNHGVKHARGEIIGLLNNDLEVIHGDWLREMVSQVVRPAIGCVGAMLYYPNETIQHAGVIVGLGGVAGHGFRDYPRGTEGRFNRARLVQNYSSVTAACLLVRRSVFEQVGGLDEGLAVAFNDIDFCLNVQAAGYRNLWTPFAELYHHESASRGAEDTPEKHERFRREVETMLQRWKAQIEHDPAYNPNLTLELTDFSLAAPPRNWAP; translated from the coding sequence GTGAACATCCTGTTCGTCAACTACGGCGACTTCACCACCAACAGCGTCAACCACATCTCAGCTTTCGCACGAAAGCTGACCGAGGCGGGGCACGCTTGCATCGTCGCCGTGCCTGCGGGAAAGGAAACGCTTTCAGTCGTTCGCGAGCCGGAGTTCGGCGCTGCGACATTCGACGAACTGCTCGAGAATCCGGCCCGGTTTCCCGACGGCCGCGCCGCTGACATCGTGCACGCCTGGACGCCGCGCGAAGTCGTTCGCCGTTTTGTCATTGCCTACAAGAGGCGCGTCCCCTCCCGGCTCGTTGTGCACCTCGAGGACAACGAGGAATACCTGGTTGAATCGTACATGCAGACTCCCATCGGGGAACTGCGTGAATCGCTGGAGTCGGAGTACACCAAACCACTCGTCTCGGGACTGCCGCATCCGCTGCGCTACCGCACGCTGCTGCGCCTCGCCGACGGCGTTTCTGTCATTGTGGATACGCTGCGCCAGTTTGTTCCCGTGGGCACGCCTGTCCTGACGCTGCCTCCCGGCGTCGACTTCGCTTTCCATCGTCCCACCCCCCCGAGCGCGGCGCTCAAAACGGAGCTTGGCCTTGGCACCGAAGAAAAGATCATCGTCTTCACGGGCAGCAACACCTTCGCCAACGAGAGCGAAATCCTCGACCTCTACCTCGCGGTCAAACTGCTCAACGAACAGGGCACCGCCACGCGGCTCATTCGCACCGGGTTCAACAGCCCGCAATTCATTGAAGCGCTCCCCGCTGGCTGGCAGGACTGGACCATTGATCTGGGTTTCATCGAAAAGGCACGCCTGCCCGGATTGCTCGCATTGAGTGATGTCCTGGTGCAACCGGGGCATCCCGGGCGTTTCAACGATTTCCGCCTCCCGTCAAAACTTCCCGAATACCTGGCTAGCGGTCGGCCGGTCATCACGATCGCATCCAATATCGGACTCGAGCTTCAGGACGGAAAAAACTCCATCCTTCTCTCGGATGCCACTCCGCAGTCCATCGCCGATGCCTGCAGACGCGTCTTCGAGGATCCGCGGTCCGCGGCGACAATCGGCGCCGGCGGCGTCACCTTCGCAAGGGAGCGATTCGATCTCACGAAAAACTCCCGGCGCCTCGAGCAGTTCTATGCCGAACTCGCGGCGCGGCCGATAAAGCCTGCGTGGACGGCGGTCACCGACGGCGGCGATGTCACGCTCCTGGCCCGGAATCTTCAGGATCAGCTCGCTTCGCTGGCGGCACCAGCCACTCCGCTCTGGAGCGACATCATCGCTCTGACCGCGGATTTCACCCGGCTCTCGCGCCAGCTCGAGGTGTCGGTTGAACAATCCGAGCAGACCCTGCGCGCAGCCTGCGATCAGTTGGAGCGCGACCGCGACGAATGGAAGCGCGGCTGGATGCTGACGGACCAGCATGCCAAAAATGTCGAGGCGACGCTTCACGCGACACAGACGCACGTCGAGAATCTCGAGAAGACCCACGCTGCGCTGAAGCACGACCACAATCGCGGGAATGCGCATCGCGAACAAACCGAAACCCTGCTGCGTTCCGCGCGCGCCCAGGCGCGGGCATTTGAAGCCGCGCTGGTCAATTCTGAAAAGCGTCTCAGCGAGAGTGCAGTCGAGCTGACGCAGCTGAAAGAGCGCGTGGAAGCCACGGAGAATCACGCCAGGAACCTCGAGAACGCCCTCGCCCTGACCCGCGAGCATCTGGCCCAGAATGACCAGTGGAGGCAGCGGATCGAAGCGGAACTCACATCCGCGCACGGCAGGATCGTCGCACTCGACGGATCGCTGGCCAGGACCAGCTACGAGCTGACGCAGACGCGCGCTCGGGCGCTCGCGCTGGGGGAGCGCTCTCGAAGCGAGATCGCCCAGCTCAGGGAGTCCATCCAGCGCGGCGCGGACCTGGTTGCGCAGCGCGAGGCGAAGATCCGCGCCATGCAGTCGTCTTTCTCCTGGCGTGCCACCGCGCCATTGCGCGCGCTGCGGCGACTGGTCGTCGATCCCCTCCGGAAACGGAAACCGAAGCACCCCGCCGCTGCGGCTGCCGCCATCCCCGACAGCACGCTCGCCTTCAACCCGGGTGACTTCACCGAGCCCATCACATCGTTTCATTTCAGCGTCGATTATCCCCAGGCCTGGAGTTTCTCGATCAGCAGGATCGTCGTGCGCGGATGGTGCCTCACCCGCCAGCCAGTTCCGCTCAAGAAGGTGCGCGCAAGGATCGGCAGCCGTGTGCATGAGGGCGTCTATGGACTCAAGCGCATGGATGTCCTCGCGGCGATGCGCGATCTCCCCCAGGCGGAATACTGCGGATTCAAGATCGATGTGGCACTGGAGGAAGCCGACCAGGAAATCGTGCTCGAAGTGGCCGACGAGCATGGCGCCTGGCACCGCTTCTTTTCAACGGAGCTGAAGGTTGGCCCCCAGCATGGCCAGCCGGAGTTGACGAGTTACGAGCGGTGGGCCGCGACCTACGACACGCACACGCGCGAATCGCTGGAGGGATTGCGCAGGCATGTCGATTCCCTCGCCGCCCGGCCGCTCATTTCGATCGTCATGCCGGTCTACCACCAGAAGCCCGAGGACGAAAAGTGGCTCCGCCAGGCAATCGGGAGCGTGATCAACCAGGCGTATCCACACTGGGAACTCTGCATCGCGGACGATGCCTCGCCGGCTGCACACGTTAAGCCGCTGCTCGAAGCGTTTTCGAGAAACGATCCCAGGATCAGAACGGTTTTTCGCTCGCAAAATGGCCACATTTCAGCGGCCTCAAACTCCGCCCTGGAGATCGCCACCGGGGAATTTGTCGCGCTGCTTGATCACGACGACGAGCTTGCGCCGCATGCACTCTATGAAGTGGCCGCCCTGCTGTCGGCGCGACCCGACACCGATCTGGTTTACAGTGATGAAGACAAGATCGATGAGGAAGGCCGCCGGCATGAACCGTATTTCAAGCCCGACTTCCTCCCCGATCTCTTCGTCGGTCAGAACTACCTTTCACACCTCTCCGTGTACCGGACGGACATCGTGCGGGCAGTCGGCGGATTCCGAGCCGGCTACGAGGGAAGCCAGGACTGGGACCTCGCCCTTCGCGTCACCGAACGCAGCTCCCCGGGCCGCATCCGGCATATTCCCAAGGTGCTCTACCACTGGCGCGCCATTCCGGGTTCAACCGCCATGCTGCTGAGCGAGAAGAATTACCCGATTGAGGCCGCGCGCCGTGCCCTGGCCGACCATTTCTCCCGCATCGGTGAATCAGTCGAGCTGAGTCCCGTTCCCGGCGACCACTGGCGCGCGAAGCGGACAATTCCAGACCCCGCTCCGCTCGTCTCGCTCATCATCCCGTCGCGCAACAGCCTCAAGCTCCTGTCGCGCTGCGTCGACACGATCCTCGCCAAAACCGATTATCCGAACTTCGAAATCCTGATCGTCGACAACGGATCTGACGATTCCGATACCCTGGCCTATCTCCGAAAAATCGCCCGCGAAAACGTGTCGGTGCTCCGCTACGACACACCCTTCAACTACTCCGCGATCAACAACCATGGAGTGAAGCACGCGCGCGGTGAAATCATCGGCCTGCTCAACAACGATCTTGAGGTCATCCACGGCGACTGGCTGCGGGAGATGGTCAGCCAGGTCGTTCGCCCCGCGATCGGATGTGTCGGCGCCATGCTCTACTACCCCAACGAGACAATCCAGCACGCCGGGGTGATTGTGGGACTCGGTGGCGTGGCCGGCCACGGTTTCCGCGATTATCCGCGCGGCACTGAAGGTCGTTTCAATCGTGCACGCCTGGTGCAGAATTACAGTTCAGTCACCGCCGCGTGCCTGCTCGTGCGCCGGTCCGTCTTCGAACAGGTCGGAGGTCTGGACGAAGGCCTGGCCGTTGCGTTCAACGACATCGACTTCTGCCTGAATGTGCAGGCGGCGGGTTACCGCAACCTTTGGACGCCATTCGCCGAACTCTACCACCATGAGAGCGCAAGCCGCGGCGCCGAGGACACGCCTGAAAAGCACGAGCGTTTCCGTCGCGAAGTGGAAACCATGCTCCAGCGGTGGAAGGCGCAGATCGAGCACGATCCGGCCTACAATCCCAACCTGACGCTGGAGCTCACCGACTTCTCGCTGGCGGCGCCGCCGAGAAACTGGGCTCCCTGA
- a CDS encoding Gfo/Idh/MocA family oxidoreductase, protein MTKTYRAALVGTGSIGDAHVRAVESTHGRVVLEAAVDIDPVRVGDFGKRHKIPHTYTDYQVMLRELKPDIVMIATPPSQHMPMSIAAMEAGAWVFCEKPLCGSLAELDAIQAAEKKTGCYTACIFQMRFASSTAHVRRLADLGQLGRPLVGVCNTLWYRDPAYYAVPWRGRWETELGGPTMGLGIHAMDHLLHLFGDWKELRAIAATLDRAIEVEDVSMALVTFANGAVASIVNSALSPRQETYLRLDYQRATLELTHLYGYTRDNWKMTPVPATQDDGLMQAWQSFPPDVGSTHGAQLNAFVASRDAGRQPLTSGEEARKTLELLTAIYKSAFTGEIVARGSIRPGDSFYTALHGNRAPARSKNQPPSIH, encoded by the coding sequence ATGACCAAGACCTACCGCGCCGCTCTTGTTGGCACTGGTTCCATTGGAGACGCCCATGTCCGGGCGGTTGAGTCCACACACGGACGGGTTGTTCTCGAGGCCGCGGTCGACATCGACCCCGTCCGCGTGGGCGATTTCGGGAAACGTCACAAGATCCCGCACACCTACACCGACTACCAGGTGATGCTGCGCGAGTTGAAGCCGGATATTGTCATGATCGCGACGCCCCCGTCGCAGCACATGCCCATGAGCATAGCCGCCATGGAAGCAGGAGCCTGGGTTTTCTGTGAAAAACCCCTGTGCGGTTCGCTGGCGGAACTGGATGCCATCCAGGCTGCCGAGAAAAAGACCGGTTGTTACACCGCGTGCATTTTCCAGATGCGGTTTGCCTCCTCGACCGCTCATGTCCGCCGCCTCGCCGACCTAGGCCAGCTCGGGCGTCCGCTGGTCGGTGTCTGCAACACGCTCTGGTATCGCGACCCCGCGTACTACGCCGTCCCGTGGCGCGGACGCTGGGAAACCGAGCTCGGCGGTCCCACCATGGGGCTCGGCATCCACGCCATGGACCACCTGCTGCACCTCTTCGGAGACTGGAAGGAACTGCGCGCAATCGCCGCGACACTCGACCGCGCAATCGAGGTTGAGGATGTCTCCATGGCCCTCGTCACATTCGCAAACGGTGCCGTCGCCTCCATAGTGAACAGCGCTCTCAGCCCCAGGCAGGAGACGTATCTGCGACTCGACTACCAGCGTGCAACGCTGGAGCTCACCCACCTTTACGGCTACACGCGCGACAACTGGAAGATGACTCCCGTGCCCGCCACCCAGGACGACGGTCTCATGCAGGCCTGGCAGAGTTTTCCGCCGGACGTGGGTTCCACCCACGGCGCTCAGCTCAACGCCTTCGTTGCCAGCCGCGACGCCGGCCGTCAGCCACTGACGTCCGGGGAGGAAGCCCGCAAGACCCTCGAACTGCTGACAGCCATCTACAAGTCCGCATTCACCGGTGAAATCGTTGCCCGCGGATCGATCCGCCCGGGCGATTCATTCTACACCGCGCTGCACGGAAACCGCGCCCCCGCGCGGAGCAAGAACCAGCCGCCCTCAATCCACTAA
- a CDS encoding Type 1 glutamine amidotransferase-like domain-containing protein — protein sequence MKQKICPAGFAFLMLAAAVIAAPRATFFTSERASVLVCGGSMMNGNHFGDPSLAIMREHYAGCRKIALVLHASLPKDRDRMEARLKEAFAHLGPFEAESLHRHDAKGQIALLKSADGIFVGGGETFVLLAELYRTGQLQVLRERTLAGIPYCGTSAGANVAGLLIGTTNDFPVADVPTRNALGIFPAVINPHHPAPAEKAEFSGRSAKIRGYLAFNPGESVLALGNASFARLHRGKVTFSVGLGWLYREGSVRALAPGDSIDELLVAPARSGVR from the coding sequence ATGAAACAGAAGATTTGTCCCGCCGGATTCGCATTCCTGATGCTGGCGGCAGCGGTCATCGCCGCGCCTCGCGCCACGTTTTTCACGAGCGAACGGGCGTCGGTCCTGGTCTGCGGCGGAAGCATGATGAACGGGAATCACTTTGGAGACCCGTCGCTTGCCATCATGCGGGAGCATTATGCCGGCTGCCGGAAGATAGCGCTGGTCCTGCATGCCTCGCTTCCAAAGGACCGCGATCGCATGGAGGCCCGGTTGAAGGAGGCGTTTGCCCACCTCGGCCCGTTTGAGGCGGAGTCCCTGCACCGCCATGACGCGAAGGGCCAGATAGCGCTTTTGAAATCCGCTGACGGAATTTTTGTCGGGGGAGGGGAGACTTTTGTCCTGCTCGCCGAACTCTATCGAACCGGTCAGCTGCAGGTCCTGCGGGAACGAACGCTCGCCGGGATTCCGTACTGCGGGACGAGTGCGGGCGCGAATGTGGCGGGCCTGCTGATCGGCACGACGAATGACTTTCCCGTGGCGGATGTTCCCACGCGCAATGCGCTGGGGATATTTCCAGCGGTCATCAATCCGCATCATCCTGCCCCGGCGGAGAAGGCGGAGTTCTCTGGACGTTCCGCCAAGATCAGGGGCTATCTGGCGTTCAATCCAGGAGAGTCGGTGCTGGCTCTTGGCAATGCGTCATTCGCACGGCTGCATCGCGGCAAGGTGACGTTTTCCGTCGGTCTTGGCTGGCTCTATCGCGAGGGATCTGTGCGCGCGCTGGCGCCGGGCGACTCGATCGACGAGCTCCTCGTCGCGCCGGCGCGCTCAGGCGTGAGGTAG
- a CDS encoding sodium:solute symporter family protein → MTVLGLHLFDALVIVAYIIAVLLIGKLFAHGVKGESDFFLGGRSLGKWFQFFLSFGNMTDPGQATTTASSVYRQGVGGAWLTLITLFLTPYYWFTNVWFRRVRLTTTAELFDDRFGCRFLATLYAVTTIMMAIVSIAGGNVVALKTLQPLMVKDPAIYSVVESQRVSDFHEFSELRKLRQASVLPEEKSARYEVLKGYYDRGELQPYVTYLHPVTFYLISTVLVATFVMLGGLKASAVVDAMQAVLVILISIILIPFGLFKLGGADALHEKVPAVMLNLFGGGGRSEYTWYSIAALLFVQFVGIVGSQANMTIAGSAKNELAARLGAVTGGFSKRFVTIAWCYCGLIALALFGPGLSDPDQAWGLLTSALLPVGLIGVMIIGILGGKLALLGALSVVLSGLVVKNLYEPMFPGKSTRHYMVVARLTVPVVLGAGVAVGLYLNSVIALLKFAIVLLVIWGVPITLMFIWRRLTETAVRIQVVSTIVLVAVIPWVVPSIPALARSESLTAMTRERVVTVQVHASAEDVAAGRAAREGETVTRQQRMDPVSIYFEEGVVHLDPKDLSSPRTGRGLFFVEVYLVRLLGFDVAGFSPAQLLTTRYLVDALFPIFTLLVISLLTRPTEKSRLDRFYVRLKTPVGATLEEDAAAVEASYANPTRFDHQKLFPRTNWEFTKWNRQDFLGFLGCCALVGGILLFFKGVLLIGS, encoded by the coding sequence ATGACAGTCCTCGGTCTCCACCTTTTCGACGCGCTGGTCATCGTCGCCTACATCATCGCCGTGCTCCTGATCGGAAAGCTTTTTGCCCACGGGGTGAAGGGCGAGAGCGATTTCTTCCTGGGCGGACGCTCGCTGGGCAAGTGGTTTCAATTCTTCCTGAGCTTCGGAAACATGACCGATCCCGGGCAGGCCACGACGACGGCGAGTTCGGTCTATCGGCAGGGAGTGGGCGGCGCCTGGCTGACGCTCATCACGCTCTTCCTCACGCCGTACTACTGGTTCACGAACGTGTGGTTTCGGCGGGTGCGGCTCACCACGACGGCGGAGTTGTTCGACGATCGGTTCGGGTGCCGCTTCCTGGCCACGCTCTATGCCGTCACCACCATCATGATGGCGATCGTCAGCATTGCCGGCGGAAACGTTGTCGCCCTGAAGACGCTTCAGCCGCTGATGGTGAAGGATCCCGCGATCTATTCCGTGGTCGAGAGCCAGCGGGTCAGCGACTTTCATGAGTTCAGCGAATTGCGCAAGCTGCGCCAGGCATCTGTGCTGCCGGAGGAAAAGAGCGCACGCTATGAGGTGCTCAAGGGCTACTATGACCGTGGTGAACTCCAGCCCTACGTGACGTATCTGCACCCGGTGACGTTTTATCTGATATCGACCGTGCTGGTGGCGACATTTGTGATGCTGGGGGGGCTCAAGGCGTCGGCGGTTGTCGATGCGATGCAGGCGGTGCTGGTCATCCTCATATCCATAATTCTGATACCCTTTGGTCTCTTCAAGCTGGGGGGGGCGGATGCGCTGCATGAAAAGGTGCCGGCGGTCATGCTCAATCTCTTCGGCGGGGGAGGCCGGAGCGAATACACCTGGTATTCGATCGCCGCGCTCCTGTTTGTCCAGTTCGTCGGCATCGTCGGGTCACAGGCCAACATGACCATCGCGGGCTCGGCGAAGAACGAACTGGCCGCACGGCTCGGCGCGGTGACAGGCGGCTTCAGCAAGCGCTTTGTGACGATCGCGTGGTGCTACTGCGGACTGATCGCCCTCGCCTTGTTCGGCCCCGGCCTCTCGGATCCGGATCAGGCTTGGGGACTTCTGACCAGCGCGCTGCTTCCGGTCGGGTTGATCGGCGTGATGATCATCGGAATTCTGGGCGGCAAACTCGCGCTGCTTGGCGCCTTGTCGGTCGTTCTGTCCGGACTGGTCGTGAAAAATCTGTATGAGCCGATGTTTCCGGGAAAATCCACCAGGCATTACATGGTCGTTGCGCGATTGACGGTCCCTGTAGTGCTGGGCGCGGGGGTTGCGGTGGGGCTGTATTTGAACAGCGTGATCGCACTTTTAAAATTTGCCATCGTGCTTCTGGTGATCTGGGGCGTGCCGATCACGCTGATGTTCATCTGGCGGCGCCTGACGGAGACCGCGGTTCGCATCCAGGTGGTTTCGACGATCGTGCTGGTTGCGGTCATTCCGTGGGTTGTGCCAAGCATTCCGGCGCTCGCCCGCTCGGAGTCCCTGACCGCGATGACGCGGGAGCGAGTGGTGACGGTCCAGGTGCATGCGTCGGCTGAGGACGTCGCCGCGGGTCGGGCGGCCCGCGAGGGCGAAACGGTGACGCGCCAGCAGCGCATGGATCCGGTTTCCATCTATTTTGAAGAGGGCGTCGTGCACCTCGATCCGAAGGACCTCAGTTCACCGCGAACGGGACGCGGGCTGTTTTTTGTCGAGGTCTATCTGGTGAGACTACTCGGATTCGACGTCGCCGGATTCTCGCCGGCGCAACTGCTCACGACCCGCTATCTGGTGGACGCACTGTTCCCCATTTTCACGCTGCTGGTGATCAGTCTGCTGACGCGGCCCACGGAGAAGTCCCGGCTCGACCGGTTTTATGTGCGTCTAAAGACTCCGGTGGGTGCGACACTGGAGGAGGATGCCGCAGCGGTGGAGGCGTCGTATGCGAACCCGACGCGCTTCGATCATCAGAAGCTTTTTCCCCGGACCAACTGGGAGTTTACGAAATGGAACCGGCAGGACTTTCTTGGATTTCTCGGGTGCTGCGCGCTGGTCGGCGGCATCCTGCTCTTCTTCAAGGGAGTGCTGCTGATTGGAAGCTGA
- a CDS encoding M28 family peptidase: MSRRTLLQFTLLLTALSLHGGSAPAGESRWDASARAGLAMLVKLCDDYGGRLVGSRQNMRALERLAEELAALGLKPEYQWFSMPGWERRSDSVTLLNPFKRSLRVAALSYTNPTSPFDADVVDIGNGAAYEYPAGSSGKVGLLSAGTPLQAREIVSIASQRGLRAILFINRENGGQLLTRTGSAVGEALPLPVFTITQEEGLWIGRLLARKQPVRVRVEATSRCVNVKTANLVVRLEGRTADKVIVGAHFDSWDLGQGAIDNGLGIAQVYALAHALKGLPLARTVELVWFNGEEMALWGSRHAAKQLGDDPVIAMVNLDMVGVPIGINALGDDSLVPALERFQNNRARKLPKGVENVNWLGSDHTPYQLAGVRAVTFNAPIDRESVRYYHDFADTIDKLPEKVVVESTEIITDAVLALVNDTELKPFRRASEDTEALFTRFGLERRMKGSGTWNFP; the protein is encoded by the coding sequence ATGTCAAGACGAACACTGCTTCAATTCACACTGCTGCTGACGGCGCTGTCTCTTCACGGAGGTTCCGCGCCGGCCGGCGAGTCGCGATGGGATGCATCCGCGCGTGCGGGCCTTGCGATGCTCGTGAAATTGTGCGATGACTACGGAGGACGCCTGGTTGGCTCCCGCCAGAACATGCGGGCATTGGAGCGTCTTGCGGAGGAGTTGGCGGCGCTTGGGCTCAAACCTGAGTACCAGTGGTTTTCAATGCCGGGCTGGGAGCGCCGCAGTGATTCTGTGACGCTGCTCAATCCCTTCAAACGATCGCTCCGGGTGGCGGCGCTCTCCTACACAAATCCGACTTCACCGTTTGACGCGGATGTTGTCGATATTGGCAATGGTGCCGCGTACGAATATCCAGCCGGGTCATCGGGCAAGGTGGGACTGCTGTCAGCAGGAACGCCGCTCCAGGCGCGGGAGATTGTTTCAATCGCCAGCCAGCGCGGGCTTCGTGCGATACTGTTCATCAACCGAGAAAATGGCGGGCAGCTGCTGACGCGCACCGGCTCCGCGGTGGGAGAGGCTCTGCCGCTTCCCGTGTTTACCATCACGCAGGAGGAGGGGCTCTGGATCGGACGCCTGCTCGCGCGCAAACAGCCGGTCAGGGTCAGGGTGGAAGCGACATCCCGGTGCGTGAATGTGAAGACCGCCAATCTCGTGGTGAGACTGGAAGGCAGAACCGCGGACAAGGTCATTGTCGGCGCCCATTTCGACAGCTGGGACCTCGGACAAGGGGCGATCGACAATGGATTGGGAATCGCGCAGGTGTATGCGCTTGCCCATGCCCTGAAGGGTCTGCCGCTGGCGCGCACCGTGGAGCTCGTGTGGTTCAATGGCGAGGAGATGGCACTCTGGGGATCGCGTCACGCGGCGAAACAGCTCGGTGACGATCCGGTCATTGCGATGGTGAATCTCGACATGGTGGGTGTTCCGATCGGGATCAACGCACTGGGCGACGACAGTCTGGTGCCGGCGCTCGAACGCTTTCAGAACAACCGTGCAAGGAAGCTTCCAAAAGGCGTGGAAAATGTGAACTGGCTCGGGAGCGACCATACGCCATACCAACTGGCGGGTGTGAGGGCGGTGACGTTCAACGCTCCAATCGACCGGGAATCTGTCCGTTACTATCATGATTTTGCCGACACGATCGACAAGCTGCCGGAGAAAGTCGTTGTGGAGTCGACCGAGATCATAACCGACGCTGTTCTTGCGCTCGTGAATGACACCGAGCTCAAGCCCTTTCGCCGCGCGTCAGAGGACACCGAGGCCCTGTTCACCCGGTTTGGTCTCGAGCGGCGCATGAAAGGCAGCGGCACCTGGAATTTTCCGTAA
- a CDS encoding RidA family protein yields the protein MIIKTFRIAGLTAVLAALALSASAQTPEEKLAGMNLTLPAPNRSIANYVPAVRTGNLLFLAGQLGRDAAGKVVVGKVGASVDEATAVEAARGAALALISTLKAELGDLRRVKRIVRVGGFVNCADDFTRQSGVINGCSDLLVAVFGDAGRHARVSIGSNSLPLGAVVEVEMIAEVSN from the coding sequence ATGATCATAAAGACGTTCAGGATTGCGGGTTTGACGGCGGTTCTCGCGGCGCTGGCGCTCAGCGCCTCCGCTCAGACACCGGAGGAAAAGCTGGCCGGAATGAATCTCACGCTGCCGGCGCCGAATCGCTCGATTGCGAACTACGTGCCGGCCGTGCGCACGGGCAATCTGCTTTTCCTCGCAGGTCAGCTCGGACGCGACGCCGCGGGCAAGGTCGTCGTCGGCAAGGTGGGCGCAAGCGTCGACGAAGCCACCGCCGTCGAGGCCGCCCGCGGAGCCGCGCTTGCTTTGATCTCCACGCTGAAAGCCGAGCTCGGCGACCTCAGGCGGGTGAAGCGCATCGTCAGGGTCGGCGGATTCGTGAACTGCGCCGATGACTTCACCCGCCAGTCGGGCGTGATCAACGGATGCTCCGACCTGCTCGTCGCCGTCTTCGGCGATGCCGGACGGCACGCAAGGGTCTCCATTGGCTCCAACTCGCTTCCACTCGGCGCGGTCGTTGAAGTTGAGATGATCGCCGAAGTCTCGAACTGA